One part of the Microbacterium aurugineum genome encodes these proteins:
- a CDS encoding MarR family winged helix-turn-helix transcriptional regulator: protein MSASSDAPAETPASDADAELLGDAEIDHAITRVEQELGRLFARIRVSWREAAATVHPDLQPLGYQVLTSIATGKATSAGAIIERLQTDKSAVSRQVRQLEQLGLVESIPDPEDGRARVLVATDLAQERVALARSQYEGRIGERLRRWTAADLDHFADLLAALGGN from the coding sequence ATGAGCGCCTCCTCCGACGCCCCCGCCGAGACCCCCGCATCCGACGCCGACGCGGAACTGTTGGGGGACGCGGAGATCGATCACGCCATCACCCGGGTCGAACAGGAACTCGGGCGTCTCTTCGCACGGATCCGGGTGAGCTGGCGTGAGGCCGCGGCCACCGTGCACCCCGACCTGCAGCCCCTCGGCTACCAAGTGCTCACCTCCATCGCGACGGGCAAGGCGACCTCGGCCGGGGCGATCATCGAACGCCTGCAGACCGACAAGTCGGCTGTGAGTCGCCAGGTACGCCAGCTCGAACAGCTGGGACTCGTCGAGAGCATCCCGGATCCGGAGGACGGCCGGGCGCGCGTCCTCGTGGCCACCGACCTCGCCCAGGAGCGGGTCGCGCTCGCGCGGTCGCAGTACGAGGGGCGCATCGGGGAGCGGCTGCGCAGGTGGACGGCAGCCGACCTCGACCACTTCGCCGACCTGCTCGCGGCGCTCGGCGGGAACTGA
- a CDS encoding type II toxin-antitoxin system prevent-host-death family antitoxin, which produces MNTISRSVPSKDLRDSLADVLGGVAYGSERVGVTRHGKLTAVVISVDDLELLEELEAARDAAEFAAARTADDGQRVTLDELRSEVA; this is translated from the coding sequence ATGAACACGATCAGCCGCAGTGTCCCATCGAAGGATCTGCGCGACAGCCTCGCTGACGTCCTCGGGGGCGTCGCTTACGGTTCGGAGCGCGTGGGCGTCACGCGTCACGGGAAGCTCACTGCCGTGGTGATCAGTGTGGACGACCTCGAGCTGCTTGAGGAGCTCGAGGCCGCCCGCGATGCGGCAGAGTTCGCCGCGGCGCGCACGGCCGATGATGGGCAGCGCGTCACGCTGGATGAACTGCGCTCGGAAGTTGCGTGA
- a CDS encoding class I SAM-dependent methyltransferase, translating to MTDSFEALIEAGRTADVTGWDFGWLDGRATEERPPWGYARLLSERLGGASASLDIQTGGGEVLAEAAAFPPAAVATESWPPNVRRATRLLHPRGVVVVADPDEPPLPFGDEAFDLVTSRHPATIWWSEIARVLTPGGTYFAQHVGRASAFELIEFFLGPQPEARRGRHPDDEADAARAAGLEVIDLRTVRLRIEIHDVAAAVYLLRKVIWWVPGFTVENSLDRLRDLHDRIQADGPFVAHSTRHLIEARRP from the coding sequence ATGACCGATTCCTTCGAGGCACTGATCGAAGCCGGAAGGACCGCCGACGTGACCGGATGGGACTTCGGCTGGCTGGACGGAAGAGCCACCGAGGAGAGACCTCCGTGGGGCTACGCCCGTCTCCTGTCCGAGCGCCTCGGCGGTGCGTCCGCGTCGCTCGACATCCAGACCGGCGGCGGGGAGGTTCTCGCCGAGGCCGCGGCCTTCCCGCCCGCCGCCGTGGCGACCGAGTCCTGGCCACCGAACGTGCGTCGCGCGACGCGGCTCCTGCATCCCCGTGGTGTGGTGGTCGTCGCGGACCCCGACGAGCCGCCACTACCGTTCGGCGATGAAGCCTTCGACCTCGTCACCAGCAGGCATCCGGCGACGATCTGGTGGTCGGAGATCGCGCGGGTGCTGACGCCGGGCGGAACCTACTTCGCACAGCACGTCGGGCGAGCGAGCGCGTTCGAGCTGATCGAGTTCTTCCTGGGCCCCCAGCCGGAAGCGCGCCGCGGACGCCACCCCGACGACGAGGCCGACGCCGCACGGGCTGCGGGGCTCGAGGTCATCGATCTGCGAACCGTGAGGCTTCGCATCGAGATCCACGACGTCGCCGCGGCGGTCTACCTGCTCCGCAAGGTGATCTGGTGGGTGCCCGGGTTCACGGTCGAGAACAGTCTCGACCGGCTCCGTGACCTGCACGACAGGATCCAGGCCGACGGACCGTTCGTCGCGCATTCGACGCGTCACCTGATCGAGGCCCGACGCCCGTAG
- a CDS encoding alkene reductase: MNLYEPARFGALPLTNRVVMAPLTRTRADDDGVPTATMAEYYRQRAGQGLIISEGVWPALEGKSYSGQPGIVTPAQIEAWKSITAAVHAEGGTIVMQLMHGGRVGHPAISGEPRVVAPSALAAPGQTHTPEGKADLPIAHALTLEEIPEVVEQFAQAARNAIAAGFDGVEVHGANGYLVHEFLSPVSNVRDDAYGGSPENRARFAIEVVSAVAAAVGADRTGIRLSPQHNIQGVLEEDDADVHATYTAVAEGLAPLGLAFIDVLNADPAGELVQHIRRTAGAPLIVNTGFAIETTRDAAEALVADGIADAVAAGRPVIANPDLIERWRQDSELNEPRPALFYGRTAEGYTDYPSLESVRVGA; this comes from the coding sequence GTGAATCTCTACGAACCCGCCCGCTTCGGCGCGCTCCCGCTGACCAATCGCGTCGTCATGGCGCCGCTCACCCGCACGCGTGCCGATGACGACGGTGTGCCGACCGCGACGATGGCGGAGTATTACCGACAGCGCGCAGGGCAGGGACTGATCATCTCCGAAGGTGTCTGGCCGGCTCTTGAAGGCAAGTCCTACTCCGGACAGCCGGGCATCGTCACGCCCGCACAGATCGAGGCGTGGAAGTCGATCACCGCGGCGGTCCACGCCGAGGGAGGAACGATCGTGATGCAGCTCATGCACGGCGGTCGTGTGGGTCACCCCGCGATCTCGGGGGAGCCCCGGGTCGTCGCTCCGAGCGCGCTCGCCGCACCGGGACAGACCCACACGCCCGAAGGCAAGGCCGATCTGCCCATCGCCCACGCCCTCACGCTGGAGGAGATCCCCGAGGTCGTCGAGCAGTTCGCTCAGGCCGCACGTAACGCGATCGCCGCCGGCTTCGACGGCGTCGAGGTGCACGGTGCCAACGGCTACCTGGTGCACGAGTTCCTCTCGCCCGTGTCGAACGTCCGCGACGACGCGTACGGCGGGTCTCCCGAGAACCGGGCACGCTTCGCGATCGAGGTCGTGTCGGCCGTCGCTGCCGCCGTCGGAGCCGATCGCACCGGCATCCGTCTCTCGCCGCAGCACAACATCCAGGGTGTGCTGGAAGAGGACGACGCCGACGTACACGCGACCTACACGGCCGTCGCCGAGGGGCTCGCGCCGCTCGGCCTCGCCTTCATCGACGTGCTCAACGCCGATCCTGCCGGCGAGCTCGTGCAGCACATCCGCCGCACGGCGGGCGCCCCGCTGATCGTCAACACCGGCTTCGCGATCGAGACGACGCGGGACGCCGCAGAGGCACTCGTCGCCGACGGCATCGCCGATGCGGTCGCTGCCGGGCGTCCGGTGATCGCCAACCCCGACCTGATCGAGCGCTGGCGTCAGGACTCCGAGCTCAACGAACCCCGCCCCGCGCTGTTCTACGGCCGGACCGCGGAGGGGTACACCGACTACCCGTCGCTGGAGTCGGTGCGCGTCGGAGCCTGA
- a CDS encoding DNA/RNA non-specific endonuclease has product MTDGYDPDFLGTPLPLPRPAQPSRELPYPRFTVLLDPARRLAAVTAVNIDGARLRELPRTGEWRLDPRIPANEQTGPAVYARNDLDRGHLVRRRDPGWGELSEARSAAEATFFYPNAAPQAAAFNQSKELWLGLEDHVLAYAETTDQRVSVFTAPILADDDPPYRGVRIPRRFWKIAAWRSGDELAAAGFVLDQSALVDTRETTLVVPPLAAFRTFQVPISDIATLTGLDLGPLLASDVLVEPGARETGWRPLDTAGDIAL; this is encoded by the coding sequence ATGACTGACGGCTACGACCCGGACTTCCTCGGCACGCCACTGCCACTTCCGCGCCCCGCGCAACCGAGCCGTGAACTTCCCTACCCGCGCTTCACCGTGCTGCTCGACCCCGCACGCAGACTGGCTGCAGTGACGGCGGTCAACATCGACGGTGCCCGGCTCCGGGAACTCCCCCGCACGGGCGAGTGGCGGCTCGATCCCCGCATCCCCGCCAATGAGCAGACGGGGCCGGCGGTCTACGCGCGCAACGATCTCGATCGCGGCCACTTGGTGCGGCGGCGCGACCCGGGCTGGGGCGAGCTCTCCGAGGCGAGGTCGGCGGCGGAGGCGACCTTCTTCTATCCCAACGCCGCACCCCAGGCGGCGGCGTTCAACCAGTCCAAGGAGCTCTGGCTCGGCCTCGAGGATCACGTGCTCGCCTACGCCGAGACCACAGACCAGCGCGTGTCGGTCTTCACCGCACCGATCCTCGCCGACGATGACCCGCCCTACCGGGGTGTCCGGATCCCGCGCCGCTTCTGGAAGATCGCCGCATGGCGCAGCGGAGACGAGCTCGCTGCGGCCGGCTTCGTGCTCGATCAGTCCGCGCTGGTCGACACCCGTGAGACGACACTCGTCGTCCCACCATTGGCGGCGTTCCGCACGTTCCAAGTGCCCATCTCCGACATCGCCACCCTGACCGGGCTCGACCTCGGGCCACTGCTCGCCTCCGACGTGCTCGTGGAGCCGGGAGCACGGGAGACCGGATGGCGACCTCTCGACACGGCCGGTGACATCGCGCTCTGA
- a CDS encoding alpha/beta fold hydrolase, whose product MSTDSRSERAAGSAAALDAAIGDIDWTIPPAGSVRSWFSAPSGELAVVSLGDPTHPRAVLVPGATGSKEDFALMLPLLAQAGYFVQSFDLAGQYESHAAGADRAYTYDLFIDDLVAFLEAGAPAHLLGYSFAGTIAQSVAIRRPELVLSLALLTTPPGAGNVFATMKWLGPIAPIASPRRGAGLMIWGIVTNKNRVPPRRLEFVRSRFALTRRRSVDEIIGLMMATPDLRSSVRALPVPKLVVAGAHDLWPLAAHQRFARDIDADFRAYATGHSPSETTPHQLTADLLDLYARARG is encoded by the coding sequence GTGTCGACGGATTCGCGAAGTGAGCGGGCAGCCGGATCCGCCGCCGCGCTCGATGCCGCGATCGGTGACATCGATTGGACGATTCCGCCCGCCGGCTCAGTGAGGTCGTGGTTCTCGGCGCCGAGCGGTGAGCTGGCCGTCGTGTCGCTCGGTGATCCGACGCACCCTCGTGCGGTCCTGGTGCCGGGTGCGACGGGATCCAAAGAGGATTTCGCGCTGATGCTGCCACTTCTGGCACAGGCCGGATACTTCGTGCAGTCCTTCGACCTTGCCGGCCAGTACGAATCGCATGCCGCCGGCGCGGACCGGGCTTACACGTACGACCTGTTCATCGACGACCTCGTCGCGTTCCTCGAAGCAGGCGCCCCGGCCCATCTGCTGGGCTATTCGTTCGCGGGCACGATCGCGCAGTCCGTGGCGATCCGCCGCCCTGAGCTCGTCCTCTCGCTCGCCCTTCTCACGACTCCCCCGGGCGCCGGCAACGTCTTCGCCACCATGAAGTGGTTGGGTCCGATCGCCCCGATCGCGAGCCCGCGGCGCGGCGCCGGCCTGATGATCTGGGGCATCGTGACGAACAAGAACCGCGTGCCACCCCGGCGGCTCGAGTTCGTGCGCTCCCGGTTCGCCCTCACACGGAGGCGCAGCGTCGACGAGATCATCGGGCTGATGATGGCGACGCCCGACCTGCGCAGCAGCGTGCGCGCACTCCCGGTGCCCAAACTCGTCGTCGCCGGCGCGCACGACCTGTGGCCGCTGGCCGCCCACCAGAGGTTCGCCCGCGACATCGATGCGGATTTCCGTGCTTATGCGACAGGGCACAGCCCGAGCGAGACCACTCCGCACCAGCTGACGGCGGATCTACTCGACCTGTACGCTCGCGCCCGCGGCTGA
- a CDS encoding DHA2 family efflux MFS transporter permease subunit — translation MAHTPSAVSETRSAREVFTAISGLVVGMFVAVLSGTVVSTSMPVIIADLGGTQSQYTWVITASLLATAVSTPIWGKLADLVDRKVLVQISLILFTVGTVIAGFSTDTNMLIAVRVVQGIGVGGLMSLVMIAVALIISPRERGKYMGVVGGIMALGTIGGPLLGGLLTDVWGWRSNFFVGVPFAILALVLLQFTLHLPKPQRDSKVSIDYFGIVLLAVGVSTLLIWVSMGGNQFDWDSSTSIMLAVTAGVAIAAFITVEFFVKEPIVPMSLFRNRTFTLSVVASIAIGVSMFATSVFLAQYFQLARGATPTESGLMTIPMIIGQMGASIIIGQLVSRFGKWKGWMLTGSVLATVGVSLMSTLRYDTPFPLVAVYMFVLGAGLGMVMQNLTLIVQNDTAPQQLGAASSNVNFFRTIAGTIGVTVMGSLLSTSVGTYVTDGLAGFTPTSQEEVDALKHLASGDVPKVGQLPDTIRSIVESAYGHGIADAFIVAIPLAVIAIVAIAFIKNKPLSTKNAAEQMLEQAEESVIEVSEAEVGASLSTGAIRIDGGESATPKTGSVGVLEREDRDQER, via the coding sequence TTGGCACACACCCCATCCGCAGTATCCGAGACACGCTCGGCACGCGAAGTCTTCACCGCGATCTCCGGGCTCGTCGTCGGCATGTTCGTCGCCGTGCTCTCCGGCACGGTCGTGTCGACCTCGATGCCGGTCATCATCGCCGACCTCGGCGGCACGCAGTCGCAGTACACCTGGGTGATCACGGCGAGCCTGCTGGCGACCGCGGTCTCGACCCCGATCTGGGGCAAGCTGGCCGACCTGGTCGACCGCAAGGTGCTCGTCCAGATCTCCCTCATCCTCTTCACCGTCGGCACCGTGATCGCCGGCTTCTCGACCGACACGAACATGCTCATCGCCGTCCGCGTCGTCCAGGGAATCGGTGTCGGCGGCCTGATGTCGCTGGTCATGATCGCGGTGGCTCTCATCATCTCCCCGCGTGAGCGCGGCAAGTACATGGGCGTCGTCGGTGGCATCATGGCCCTCGGCACCATCGGCGGCCCGCTGCTCGGCGGACTCCTCACCGACGTGTGGGGCTGGCGCTCCAACTTCTTCGTCGGCGTGCCCTTCGCGATCCTGGCCCTCGTGCTGCTGCAGTTCACCCTGCACCTGCCCAAGCCGCAGCGCGACTCGAAGGTGTCGATCGACTACTTCGGCATCGTGCTGCTCGCGGTCGGTGTCTCGACCCTGCTCATCTGGGTCTCGATGGGCGGCAACCAGTTCGACTGGGACTCCTCGACCAGCATCATGCTCGCCGTCACGGCCGGCGTCGCCATCGCCGCATTCATCACGGTCGAGTTCTTCGTCAAGGAACCGATCGTGCCGATGTCGCTGTTCCGCAATCGCACCTTCACGCTGTCGGTCGTCGCGTCGATCGCGATCGGCGTCTCGATGTTCGCCACCTCGGTGTTCCTCGCGCAGTACTTCCAGCTCGCTCGGGGCGCCACGCCCACCGAGTCGGGTCTCATGACCATCCCGATGATCATCGGTCAGATGGGCGCGTCGATCATCATCGGCCAGCTCGTGAGCCGGTTCGGCAAGTGGAAGGGGTGGATGCTGACCGGTTCGGTCCTGGCGACCGTGGGCGTCAGCCTGATGTCCACGCTGCGCTACGACACCCCGTTCCCGCTGGTCGCCGTGTACATGTTCGTCCTCGGTGCCGGACTCGGCATGGTCATGCAGAACCTCACGCTCATCGTGCAGAACGACACCGCCCCGCAGCAGCTGGGGGCCGCCTCGTCGAACGTGAACTTCTTCCGCACGATCGCGGGCACCATCGGCGTGACCGTGATGGGCTCGCTCCTGTCCACCAGCGTCGGCACGTACGTCACGGACGGGCTCGCCGGCTTCACGCCGACCTCGCAAGAAGAGGTCGACGCCTTGAAGCACCTCGCCTCGGGTGACGTCCCGAAGGTCGGGCAGCTGCCGGACACGATCCGCTCGATCGTCGAGAGCGCCTACGGTCATGGCATCGCCGACGCCTTCATCGTCGCGATTCCGCTCGCCGTGATCGCCATCGTCGCCATCGCGTTCATCAAGAACAAGCCGCTGTCGACGAAGAACGCCGCGGAGCAGATGCTCGAGCAGGCGGAGGAGTCGGTGATCGAGGTCTCCGAGGCCGAGGTCGGCGCCTCGCTCTCGACCGGAGCCATCCGGATCGACGGCGGGGAGTCCGCGACTCCGAAGACCGGTTCGGTGGGAGTGCTCGAACGCGAAGATCGGGACCAGGAGCGCTGA
- a CDS encoding cache domain-containing protein, with the protein MMNTATDTAIQAAAAIVEDYFTAPVRTLLDWVDPFAAQVSEARATGALTRSKIDTLVEPHALTTLALQERPVYGAGFIAAIDLLTDAHSHLAWWQGEDRRQLVLASQSLNKENIDYSALEWFRVPMATGEPHVAGPYVDYLCSDEYTITIAVPAEVDGARIGVAGLDLLVSAVEQDLTPRFAALGCEVTLTNGVGRVVVSTDPRWATGDSVRGSGLAALPRVGCEGVALDVIVEPGDERGSALRSG; encoded by the coding sequence ATGATGAACACAGCAACCGACACCGCCATCCAGGCCGCAGCGGCGATCGTGGAGGACTACTTCACGGCGCCCGTGCGCACGCTCCTCGACTGGGTGGACCCGTTCGCCGCCCAGGTCTCCGAGGCGAGAGCGACCGGCGCGCTCACCCGTTCGAAGATCGACACGCTCGTGGAACCCCACGCCCTGACGACTCTTGCTTTGCAGGAGAGACCCGTCTACGGAGCAGGATTCATCGCGGCGATCGACCTCCTCACCGACGCGCACAGTCACCTCGCCTGGTGGCAGGGCGAGGATCGGAGACAGCTCGTTCTCGCCTCCCAGTCACTGAACAAGGAGAACATCGACTACAGCGCGCTGGAGTGGTTCCGGGTGCCGATGGCCACCGGAGAGCCGCACGTCGCAGGCCCCTACGTCGACTACCTGTGCAGCGACGAATACACGATCACGATCGCGGTCCCCGCCGAGGTGGACGGTGCGCGCATCGGAGTCGCCGGACTCGACCTGCTGGTGTCGGCCGTCGAACAGGACCTCACTCCGCGTTTCGCCGCACTCGGATGCGAGGTGACCTTGACGAACGGCGTCGGTCGGGTCGTGGTATCGACCGATCCTCGATGGGCCACGGGAGACTCCGTGCGCGGCAGCGGTCTCGCCGCTCTTCCGCGCGTCGGCTGCGAGGGAGTTGCGCTCGACGTGATCGTCGAGCCCGGTGACGAAAGAGGTAGTGCCCTTCGATCCGGATAG
- a CDS encoding TetR/AcrR family transcriptional regulator: MAVPIPELAPLTPGATRVLDAASALFYERGIHAVGVDTIAEAAGVTKKTLYDRFGSKEVLVVSYLQHRDARWRAHVAEHLARVPDPGADRVLAIFDAAISWSDANSPKGCSAINARAEIGDGHDGHPVFPEVARQKSWLLELFAELCEEAGVSNPEKISQAMMLLYEGAIVTVGMETFDRPWDSARNLARMMLEQDRAH; this comes from the coding sequence ATGGCCGTCCCCATCCCTGAGCTCGCTCCCCTCACACCGGGTGCCACCCGCGTGCTCGACGCCGCATCAGCGCTCTTCTACGAACGCGGCATCCACGCCGTCGGAGTCGACACGATCGCGGAAGCCGCCGGCGTCACGAAGAAGACGCTCTACGACCGGTTCGGTTCGAAAGAAGTCCTGGTCGTCTCCTACCTGCAACACCGCGATGCGCGCTGGCGCGCCCACGTCGCCGAGCACCTCGCTCGCGTCCCGGATCCGGGCGCGGATCGCGTCCTGGCTATCTTCGACGCCGCGATCTCCTGGTCGGACGCCAACAGCCCGAAGGGGTGCAGCGCGATCAACGCGCGCGCAGAGATCGGCGACGGCCACGACGGCCACCCCGTCTTCCCCGAGGTCGCTCGGCAGAAGAGCTGGTTGCTCGAACTCTTCGCCGAACTGTGCGAGGAAGCGGGCGTCTCGAACCCGGAGAAGATATCGCAGGCCATGATGCTGCTCTACGAGGGGGCGATCGTCACGGTCGGCATGGAGACCTTCGATCGACCATGGGACTCGGCCCGCAACCTCGCCCGGATGATGCTGGAGCAGGACCGGGCACACTGA
- a CDS encoding FadR/GntR family transcriptional regulator, with protein sequence MGSSSTTHPTHASAELSPGLDTETEHAQPHRLQGALFQPIGDEGRAELVERRLVDAITRGHLRAGERLPSEADLSKSLGVAPVTVREALLALRGRGLVVTRRGRNGGSFVAAHADPLTFAREAVRRTSRLALRDLGAHYAAITGACVRLAARRADPSETQRVRRRLERIEDLDPEAQRRLLDDVQIEIVALSQSARLTREQMKLQAELSPFLRLVAYETENLRRQAAHLAAVIDAVEAGDPDAAGARTELMAAETIDALIRLQAATG encoded by the coding sequence ATGGGATCGAGCTCGACGACGCACCCGACGCACGCCTCTGCGGAGCTCTCCCCCGGACTCGACACAGAGACGGAGCATGCGCAGCCGCATCGACTCCAGGGGGCGTTGTTCCAGCCGATCGGCGACGAAGGCAGGGCGGAACTCGTCGAGCGTCGCCTGGTCGATGCGATCACGCGCGGGCACCTCCGCGCCGGTGAGAGACTCCCATCGGAAGCAGACCTGAGCAAGAGCCTCGGGGTCGCCCCCGTGACGGTACGTGAAGCGCTCCTCGCCCTCCGGGGCCGCGGCCTCGTCGTCACCCGCCGCGGGCGCAACGGAGGCAGCTTCGTCGCCGCGCACGCCGATCCGCTCACCTTCGCCAGAGAGGCCGTGCGCCGCACGTCGCGCCTGGCACTGCGAGACCTCGGTGCCCACTACGCCGCCATCACCGGAGCATGCGTCCGACTCGCGGCGAGGCGCGCCGATCCCAGCGAAACACAGCGGGTGCGTCGCCGGCTGGAGCGGATCGAAGACCTCGACCCCGAAGCACAGCGCCGCCTCCTCGACGACGTGCAGATCGAGATCGTCGCGTTGAGCCAGTCGGCGCGACTCACCCGCGAGCAGATGAAGCTGCAGGCGGAGCTCTCCCCCTTTCTGCGCCTCGTCGCCTACGAGACCGAGAACCTCCGACGGCAGGCCGCTCACCTCGCCGCCGTGATCGACGCCGTGGAGGCCGGAGACCCCGATGCCGCCGGGGCGAGAACCGAGCTCATGGCGGCGGAGACCATCGATGCCCTGATCCGGCTCCAGGCCGCCACCGGCTAG
- a CDS encoding DMT family transporter, whose protein sequence is MSKQIGILHIGVTVAASVAFVVTWSSGFLVPALAAVEVSPLTLLVWRFVPLAVILLAVVGFTGAARGVSAADVRRQALIGLFAQFGYCVAVYGAIASGVATGTTALIDAVQPLIVAVLVGPLLGLRVRAAQWAGLLVGAVGVLLIVRSQLDDSVAHPAALLWPVTAMACLIIGTFLQRRSRPRTGTLVALTIHVTVTAAVLVPVAAAFEALAPPSSASFWLAAGFAAVFPTLAAYGLYWWLLRRVGITALNALLFLIAPTTALAGAVLLGEPLTIVTLLGFLLCAVGVAAVLVGEARPAGAVDHGSVRVRMRPRRGAGEAAR, encoded by the coding sequence GTGAGTAAACAGATCGGTATACTTCACATCGGTGTGACGGTCGCGGCCTCCGTGGCGTTCGTCGTGACCTGGAGCTCCGGCTTCCTCGTGCCCGCGCTCGCCGCGGTGGAAGTCTCGCCGTTGACACTGCTGGTGTGGAGGTTCGTGCCTCTCGCTGTGATCCTGTTGGCCGTGGTCGGGTTCACCGGTGCGGCACGGGGTGTCTCCGCGGCCGATGTGAGGCGTCAGGCGCTCATCGGCCTGTTCGCCCAGTTCGGCTATTGCGTCGCCGTCTACGGAGCGATCGCCTCCGGTGTCGCTACCGGTACCACTGCCCTGATCGATGCCGTGCAGCCGCTCATCGTCGCGGTCCTCGTCGGCCCACTGCTCGGGTTGAGGGTGCGCGCGGCGCAGTGGGCCGGACTCCTGGTCGGCGCGGTCGGGGTCCTCCTGATCGTGCGCTCGCAGCTTGACGACTCCGTCGCGCATCCGGCCGCGCTCCTGTGGCCTGTGACGGCGATGGCCTGCCTCATCATCGGCACGTTCCTCCAGCGTCGGTCCCGACCACGGACGGGCACCCTCGTCGCCTTGACCATCCACGTGACGGTCACTGCCGCGGTGCTCGTGCCGGTCGCTGCGGCTTTCGAGGCGCTCGCACCGCCGTCATCCGCCTCTTTCTGGCTCGCCGCCGGATTCGCGGCTGTGTTCCCGACACTTGCGGCGTATGGCTTGTATTGGTGGCTGCTACGTCGGGTTGGCATCACGGCGCTGAACGCCCTGCTCTTCCTGATCGCGCCGACGACGGCACTCGCGGGTGCCGTCCTTCTCGGTGAGCCGCTGACGATCGTGACGCTCCTCGGCTTCCTCCTCTGCGCGGTGGGCGTGGCGGCGGTGCTCGTCGGCGAGGCTCGGCCCGCAGGTGCTGTCGATCACGGGTCCGTCCGGGTGAGAATGCGGCCGAGGCGTGGAGCTGGCGAGGCTGCGCGATAG
- a CDS encoding MarR family winged helix-turn-helix transcriptional regulator, translating into MSSPGAVASTDVDSALGDLQAHLNLIFARTRSLWKESAARVHPELQVAGYKLLTFIDRAGTANAHELADRFEMDKSVISRQVRMLEELALLESRPDERDGRLRVLTVTAGAGAALAEVRREYGSRLQAVIDELTPEEIRAASKVFRLLAEV; encoded by the coding sequence ATGTCGTCCCCGGGAGCGGTCGCCTCGACGGATGTCGACAGTGCGCTCGGCGACCTGCAAGCGCATCTGAACCTCATCTTCGCGCGGACCAGGTCGCTGTGGAAGGAATCTGCAGCTCGGGTCCACCCCGAGCTGCAGGTCGCCGGCTACAAGCTGCTGACGTTCATCGATCGAGCGGGTACGGCCAACGCGCACGAGCTCGCAGACCGGTTCGAGATGGATAAATCGGTCATCAGTCGCCAGGTGCGGATGCTGGAGGAGCTGGCGCTTCTGGAGTCACGACCGGATGAGCGCGACGGACGACTCCGGGTGCTGACGGTCACGGCCGGTGCGGGTGCGGCGCTCGCGGAGGTCCGCCGCGAGTACGGCTCCCGCCTCCAAGCCGTGATCGATGAGCTCACCCCCGAGGAGATCCGCGCCGCGTCCAAGGTCTTCCGGCTGCTCGCAGAAGTGTGA